In a single window of the Nitrospira sp. MA-1 genome:
- a CDS encoding CocE/NonD family hydrolase: MRDGVKLAVDVYLPADLKSGHTIPTLLHQTRYWRAIEYRWLVSAFKDDGPRGLIGSYAKRFLQQGYAWVDVDVRGSGASFGNRPIAYSPEEIKDGAEIVDWIIAQPWSNGKVGAMGISYSGGTAEMLLINQHPAVKAIAPMYSGFDLYSEIIFPGGIHLNWFTKTWSAITHRLDHNRLPHGGVIANLFVRGVRPVDGDKNLDLLSLALQDHETNWSPYREASEIVFRDDPPPSGQAANIDALSTQTYADDIAKSGAAIYSYSGWFDGGYQLAAIKRYLHHQQPSHRLIVGPWDHGGKRRISPYALGPAPFDHAAELLKFFDVHLKNVDTGHPHDPPIRYYTMGEEQWKTSTRWPPESTPTSMYFQQEGGLSMNAPPAANNPDRYQVDLTTGTGKHSRWNTLVGISLNNPYPDRKERDQDLLLYTSEPLSEALEVTGHPVATVYLSATTQDTNLFVYLEDVTPEGDVHYVTEGELRAIHRRWHPSDTIFTSAGPLPVHTFRRADAAPLIPGEVAPLLVELLPTSYQFNKGHRIRIALAGADNDHFQNLDGPAPTWEVWHTPDRPSHIELPVVR, translated from the coding sequence ATGCGGGACGGGGTCAAGCTTGCGGTGGATGTCTATCTCCCCGCCGACCTGAAGTCAGGGCACACCATTCCTACCCTCTTACACCAAACCCGGTATTGGCGGGCAATCGAATATCGATGGCTGGTCTCCGCCTTCAAAGATGACGGTCCACGGGGGCTCATCGGGTCTTATGCCAAACGATTCCTTCAACAGGGCTATGCGTGGGTCGATGTAGATGTTCGTGGGTCCGGGGCGTCATTCGGGAATAGACCGATCGCCTATTCCCCTGAGGAAATCAAAGACGGCGCAGAAATTGTGGACTGGATCATCGCCCAACCCTGGTCGAACGGAAAGGTCGGGGCCATGGGTATTTCCTACAGTGGCGGGACCGCTGAAATGTTACTCATCAATCAGCATCCGGCCGTCAAAGCGATTGCCCCGATGTACTCAGGCTTCGATCTCTATTCCGAAATTATCTTTCCAGGTGGCATCCACCTCAACTGGTTTACCAAAACCTGGAGTGCGATTACTCATCGTCTTGACCACAATCGCCTACCCCACGGTGGCGTCATCGCGAATCTCTTTGTTCGTGGAGTACGACCGGTGGATGGCGATAAAAACCTTGACCTCCTATCACTCGCCCTGCAGGACCACGAGACCAATTGGAGTCCATACCGGGAAGCCTCGGAAATTGTCTTTCGAGATGACCCTCCACCATCGGGACAGGCCGCCAACATCGACGCGCTCAGCACGCAAACCTATGCCGACGACATTGCCAAATCAGGCGCAGCCATCTACAGCTACAGCGGATGGTTCGACGGGGGATATCAACTGGCCGCCATCAAACGGTACCTCCACCACCAACAACCGTCCCACCGGCTCATAGTCGGGCCATGGGACCACGGAGGCAAACGCCGGATCAGTCCCTACGCGCTGGGACCCGCGCCATTCGATCATGCGGCCGAACTGCTGAAATTTTTCGATGTCCATCTGAAAAACGTGGACACCGGCCACCCGCATGATCCACCGATCCGCTACTACACCATGGGCGAAGAACAATGGAAAACATCGACTCGCTGGCCGCCTGAGTCCACTCCGACGTCAATGTATTTCCAACAAGAAGGCGGACTCTCGATGAATGCTCCACCAGCAGCAAACAATCCCGATCGATACCAGGTGGATCTCACCACGGGAACCGGCAAGCATTCCCGGTGGAACACTCTGGTGGGTATTTCTCTGAACAATCCCTACCCCGATCGGAAGGAACGAGATCAAGATTTGTTGCTCTATACGTCTGAGCCCCTTTCAGAGGCCCTCGAAGTCACAGGGCATCCCGTAGCTACCGTCTACCTCTCTGCCACCACCCAAGACACAAACCTCTTTGTCTATCTGGAAGATGTCACACCAGAAGGGGACGTGCACTACGTCACCGAAGGCGAGTTGCGCGCCATCCATCGACGATGGCACCCAAGCGACACCATCTTCACCTCCGCAGGTCCACTTCCCGTTCACACATTTCGCCGTGCCGATGCCGCTCCACTCATTCCAGGTGAAGTAGCGCCACTGCTGGTCGAGTTACTTCCCACGTCCTATCAATTCAACAAAGGGCACCGCATTCGCATCGCCCTAGCAGGAGCCGACAACGATCATTTCCAAAACCTGGATGGACCGGCACCCACATGGGAAGTCTGGCACACACCCGATCGACCCTCACACATTGAACTGCCGGTGGTTCGTTGA
- a CDS encoding putative addiction module antidote protein codes for MGQTAGVGAEVKKINADQPDLIESLQDAGEAEEYLNAVLEEGDSELFLLGLRNVAEGQGGVAQLAEKAKVNRESLYKILSEQGNPELKSLDALLHALGFRLAVTANR; via the coding sequence TTGGGCCAGACGGCAGGCGTCGGAGCAGAGGTGAAAAAGATCAATGCCGATCAACCAGACCTGATTGAAAGCCTGCAAGATGCCGGTGAGGCCGAAGAATACTTGAACGCGGTGCTGGAGGAGGGCGATTCCGAATTGTTCCTGCTGGGGTTAAGGAATGTGGCCGAAGGTCAAGGCGGTGTGGCCCAACTCGCCGAAAAGGCCAAGGTCAACCGCGAAAGCTTGTACAAGATCCTCTCCGAACAGGGCAATCCTGAACTTAAAAGCCTCGATGCACTCCTCCACGCATTGGGATTCCGCCTCGCCGTCACGGCAAACCGCTAG